One region of Oreochromis aureus strain Israel breed Guangdong linkage group 19, ZZ_aureus, whole genome shotgun sequence genomic DNA includes:
- the LOC120434689 gene encoding B2 bradykinin receptor-like isoform X2, giving the protein MSGNQSNTSEDHCPTMLGSNNLIFTTAPAYVASVLGFILNVFVLMVFCLHKKACTVTEIYLSNLTGTYLLLVCSFPFLADNERADNDWPFSESLCKLVQAVMSMSAFCNIYFLVLASLDCYVALVHPLFHELMSRPFNAKLGCLFVWSFGLVFAFPNFIYNKLIFNPQSNLTHCFLDFTSLDRYVMYEVRVTIFNFIIPVIIISFCAVRIIQTLRKRRMEGLNPQRTEQKTTTLILAVLLASLICWVPFHVANLLQVLQYTHILKCHIIVVIIHEFSFYLTFFSCVLNPILYVIIGKSFRNRTKEFFKL; this is encoded by the coding sequence ATGTCTGGAAACCAAAGCAACACAAGTGAAGACCATTGTCCCACCATGCTTGGCAGCAATAACTTAATCTTCACTACTGCTCCAGCTTATGTCGCCAGCGTGCTTGGATTCATCCttaatgtgtttgtgctgatggtTTTCTGCCTCCACAAGAAGGCCTGCACTGTGACTGAGATCTACTTGAGCAACCTGACTGGAACTTACCTTCTTCTGGTGTGCAGTTTTCCCTTCTTGGCTGATAATGAAAGAGCCGACAATGACTGGCCTTTCAGTGAAAGCCTGTGCAAGCTGGTACAAGCTGTTATGAGTATGAGTGCATTTTGCAATATCTACTTTCTTGTTCTGGCTAGCTTAGATTGTTATGTGGCACTGGTGCACCCACTTTTTCATGAGTTGATGAGTAGGCCATTTAATGCCAAACTGGGatgtctgtttgtgtggagttttGGTTTGGTCTTTGCTTTCCCCAATTTCATCTACAATAAGTTAATATTCAACCCTCAGTCAAATCTTACTCACTGTTTCCTTGACTTCACTTCACTAGATCGATATGTGATGTATGAGGTGAGAGTCACAATATTCAACTTTATCATCCCTGTTATCATTATTTCGTTCTGCGCTGTCAGAATTATTCAAACTCTGAGAAAGAGGCGAATGGAGGGTTTAAACCCACAGAGAACAGAGCAGAAGACCACGACTCTCATCCTGGCAGTTCTGCTGGCATCCCTGATCTGCTGGGTGCCATTCCACGTGGCAAACTTACTACAAGTTCTCCAATACACTCACATTCTGAAATGTCACATCATAGTGGTAATAATCCACGAGTTCTCTTTTTACTTAACCTTCTTCAGCTGTGTCCTTAACCCCATTCTCTACGTCATTATTGGGAAAAGCTTCCGGAACAGAACAAAGGAATTCTTCAAGCTGTGA
- the LOC120434690 gene encoding B2 bradykinin receptor-like: protein MSGNQSNTSEDHCPTMLGSNNLIFTIAPAYVASVLGFIFNVFVLMVFCLHKKACTVTEIYLSNLTGTYLLLVCGLPFWTDNERANYDWPFSESLCKLVPVVMRMNEFCNIYFLVLASLDCYVALVHPLFHELMSRPFNAKLGCLFVWSFGLVFAFPNFIYNKLIFNPQSNLTHCLLDFTSPDQYLLYDVRVIIFNFIIPVIIILFCAVRIIQTLRKRRMEGLNPQRTEQKTTTLILAVLLAFLICWVPFHVAKLLQVLQYTHILKCHIIVVIIQEFSVYLTFFSCVLNPILYVIIGKSFRNRTKEFFKQ, encoded by the coding sequence ATGTCTGGAAACCAAAGCAACACAAGTGAAGACCATTGTCCCACCATGCTTGGCAGCAATAACTTGATCTTCACTATTGCTCCAGCTTATGTCGCCAGCGTGCTTGGATTCATCtttaatgtgtttgtgctgatggtTTTCTGCCTCCACAAGAAGGCCTGCACTGTGACTGAGATCTACTTGAGCAACCTGACTGGAACTTATCTTCTTCTGGTGTGCGGTTTGCCCTTCTGGACTGATAATGAAAGAGCCAACTATGACTGGCCTTTCAGTGAAAGCCTGTGCAAGCTGGTACCAGTTGTTATGAGAATGAATGAATTTTGCAATATCTACTTTCTTGTTCTGGCTAGCTTAGATTGTTATGTGGCACTGGTGCACCCACTTTTCCATGAGTTGATGAGTAGGCCATTTAATGCCAAACTGGGatgtctgtttgtgtggagttttGGTTTGGTCTTTGCTTTCCCCAATTTCATCTACAATAAGTTAATATTCAACCCTCAGTCAAATCTTACTCACTGTTTACTTGACTTTACTTCACCAGATCAATATCTGCTGTATGACGTGAGAGTCATAATATTCAACTTTATCATCCCTGTTATCATTATTTTGTTCTGCGCTGTCAGAATTATTCAAACTCTGAGAAAGAGGCGAATGGAGGGTTTAAACCCACAGAGAACAGAGCAGAAGACCACGACTCTCATCCTGGCAGTTCTGCTGGCATTCCTGATCTGCTGGGTGCCATTCCACGTGGCAAAGTTACTACAAGTTCTCCAATACACTCACATTCTGAAATGTCACATCATAGTGGTAATAATCCAAGAGTTCTCTGTTTACTTAACCTTCTTCAGCTGTGTCCTTAACCCCATTCTCTACGTCATTATTGGGAAAAGCTTCCGGAACAGAACAAAGGAATTCTTCAAGCAGTGA